A genomic region of Melanotaenia boesemani isolate fMelBoe1 chromosome 21, fMelBoe1.pri, whole genome shotgun sequence contains the following coding sequences:
- the timm23a gene encoding mitochondrial import inner membrane translocase subunit Tim23 has translation MDNNSQGSGGLKGSLGSLFGGGAPEYSNTELAGVPLTGMSPLSPYLNVDPRYLVQDTDEFILPTGANKTRGRFELAFFTIGGSCMTGAAFGAINGLRMGLKEIRDMAWSKPRNVQILNMVTRQGASWANSLGSVALLYSAFGVAIEKARGAEDDINTVAAGTLTGMLFKSGSGLKGAARGGLVGFALSGAYALYNNWDHLTGSSSSSRLY, from the exons ATGGACAACAACTCGCAGGGATCGGGAGGACTCAAAGGAAGTTTGGGGAGTTTATTTGGAGGCGGTGCGCCTGAGTACTCTAACACAGAGCTTGCCGGTGTCCCTT tgACTGGAATGAGTCCTCTGTCCCCTTACCTCAACGTCGACCCTCGTTACCTGGTTCAG gACACAGATGAGTTCATTTTACCCACAGGGGCCAACAAAACAAGAGGAAGATTTGAGCTAGCTTTCTTTACCATTGGGGGCTCTTGTATGACTG GAGCTGCATTTGGAGCCATAAATGGTCTGAGGATGGGCCTGAAGGAGATCAGAGACATGGCATGGTCCAAACCACGTAATGTACA AATTCTCAACATGGTGACCAGACAGGGAGCGTCATGGGCCAACTCTCTTGGCTCTGTTG CTTTGTTGTATAGTGCTTTTGGCGTGGCGATAGAAAAGGCCAGGGGAGCAGAAGATGACATCAACACAGTTGCTGCTGGCACATTAACAGGGATGCTCTTTAAATCTGGCA gTGGATTAAAGGGTGCAGCCCGTGGAGGTCTGGTTGGTTTCGCCTTGTCTGGTGCCTATGCTCTCTACAACAACTGGGACCATCTCACcggctcctcctcttcctccaggcTGTACTAA